TTCATCATAGTGGTGATTTTAAAGATGAAATTACAACTTATAAGGCAAGTGATGTTTTAAAATACAAAACAGGTTGGTGTTATGCAAAATCTCATCTTTTGGCTGCACTTTTAAGAGCAAATGGTATTCCTACGGGATTTTGTTATCAAAGATTATCTTGTAGTGAATACAAAAAAGATATTTATTGTTTACATGGATTAAATGCAATTTATCTAAAAGAGTTTGGTTGGTATAAAGTTGATGCAAGAGGAAATAAAAAAGGTGTAAATGCACAGTTTACTCCACCTTTGGAACAACTTGCTTTTAAGCTAGAAAAAGATGAGTTTGATTTACCAAATATTTATTCTAAACCTTTAGATGTTGTGATTGAAGCTTTGAAAAAAAATAAAACTTATGATGAAATGATAGATGTTTTTCCTGATGTTCCATTTTTATCGGAAAAATAAATAGTAAATATGAAAACTATTTATATAATTCGGCATTTCAAAGTAAAAGATAGTACAAATAAAAGATTAAATTCAAATGAATTTGTACATTGGATAGAAGAGTATGATAATTTTGATTTAGAATATTTAAACCTAAATCTACCAAAATTTGATAAAATCTATGTTAGTTCACAAAATAGGGCTATTAAAACAGC
The nucleotide sequence above comes from Arcobacter lacus. Encoded proteins:
- a CDS encoding transglutaminase-like domain-containing protein; its protein translation is MKEFLEETEIIDFKNEELFSLAQELAKDCKSDVEIAKNCFLYVRDNIHHSGDFKDEITTYKASDVLKYKTGWCYAKSHLLAALLRANGIPTGFCYQRLSCSEYKKDIYCLHGLNAIYLKEFGWYKVDARGNKKGVNAQFTPPLEQLAFKLEKDEFDLPNIYSKPLDVVIEALKKNKTYDEMIDVFPDVPFLSEK